TTTTTAAGTTTATTTTTTATTTTACTTTTTTTATTTTCTAAATCAGTGACTTCCTGATTTAAATTTTCCAACCTATTTTGCTGGTTATTCTTTTCTCTCTTTAAATTTTTCTTTCTTTCAGCCAAAATTTTCAAATTATTATTAATTTCTTCAATTTTTGCCTGCATTTTATGAAATTTTTCTCTTTTTACCTCATAATCATTTTGTAATTCATCTACAATTTCTCTTTTATTTTGTACTGTTTCAGAAATTTTATTTTTTTCTTTTTCTTTTCTCTCAATCTTCTTTTCAATATCTTTTTTTTCTTTAAGATTCTTATTTAATTTTTCTTCATATTCATTCCATCTATTCATCAAATATGTTGTTTCGATTTCTTTTAATTCACTATATATTCTCTTATACTTTTTAGCTTTTTCAGCAGATTTTTTAAGAGATTTAACCTGTTTTTCTAATTCACTAATTAAATCCTGAACTCTATTTAAATTTTTGTTTGTTTTATCCAGTCTTCTTTCAGCTTCTTCTTTACGAGCTTTATGTTTACTTATTCCTGCAGCCTCTTCAAAAAGTTCTCTTAACTTTTCTGGTCTGCTATTGATAATAGAATCAATTTTTCCCTGACCAATTATTGAATATGTATCATTACCTAAACCAGTATCAAGTATAAGGTCTTTTATATCTTTTAATCTACATACAGATCCATTTAAAAGGTAATCACTTTCTCCTTCATTATTTACTTTTCTACCTATTTTAACTTCATCTTTATCAATATCTAAAACTCTGTTCTTATTATTTAAATATAAAGTAACACTTGCTTTATTTAATGCCTTTTTGTCTTCACTACCAGCAAATATTATATCTGACATTCTACTTCCTCTTAAAGTCTTAGCACTCTGTTCTCCAAGAACCCAACGAACAGCATCTACAATATTACTCTTACCACTGCCATTAGGACCCACAATTGCTGTTAAAGGAGATTCAAAACTTATAGTAGTTTTTTGTGCAAAAGATTTGAAACCTTTTATATCTATCTTTTTTAAAAACATATATTTCCTCCACCTTATTCAACATTAATTACCTCTATCTATAATATTTTATCACATATCAACTAAAAAACAAGAGAAAAACCTATCCATTTAAGGATAGGTTTAACTATAACTTAATACAAATTATTATTTTTTTAAATTAAATCTATCTTGGTTCTACAACAAACCTTATAGCTGTACGTTCTTCATCATCAATCTCAATTTCAGTAAAAGCAGGAATCATAATAAGATCCATACCATTAGGTGCAACATAGCCTCTAGAAATAGCAATAGCTTTAACTGCCTGATTAACTGCTCCAGCTCCAATTGCCTGAATTTCTGCCTTTTTTTCTTCGCGAAGCACTGCTGCTAAAGCTCCTGCAACTGATTTTGGATCGGAATTAGATGAAACCTTTAATACTTCCATTTTTAGTTATTCCTCCTTTGAAAATTGTTTTGCATGTTAATTATTATTTAAATTACTTAAATGATAGCCTTTATACTTTAAATATTCTGTATATTTAAAAAAATTCCTGCAAATATAATTAATTCTTCATATCCTGCAGTTTTTTTAGCTCTTTAGTAGTAAGTTTCCTGTAATTACCTGCTTTTAATCCATCTAAATTAAGATGGGCAAAAGAAATCCTTTTCAATTTTTCAACAGGATTAGAAATTTTTTCACACATTCTCCTTACCTGTCTATTTCGACCTTCATGAATTGTTATTGTAAATTTTGTGGAAACAGAATTTCTTTCTTTTAATTCAGTTTTTGCCGGGGCAGTCATCCCATCTGAAAGTTTAATACCTTTTTCTAATTTATTTAATTTATTATCATCTACATAACCTTTAGCTTCAACTAAATAGGTTTTTTCTATCTCATGTGAAGGATGAGTTAGAATATATGTTAATTCTCCATCATTAGTTAATAATAAAAGTCCACTGGTATTGTAATCCAGTCTACCTACTGGATAAATACGTTGTTTAATACTATCTATAAGATCAAGAACAGTTTTTCGACCACGAGGATCATCAACAGTAGTTACATAACCAACTGGCTTATATAAAAGTAAATAAACCTGTTTTTCTTTACTAATCACTTCACCATCAACTATTATTTCATCAGTTTCAGGGTCTACCTTAAAACCCATTTCAGTAACTGTTGAGCCATTCACTTTCACTCGGCCCTGTTTAATAATATCTTCAGATTTTCTTCTTGATGCTACTCCTGCATGAGCCATTACTTTTTGCAATCTATCATCTGCCAAATTAATACCCTCCATATTGAAATTAATTATTATCACTATATTTATCTTTATTATTTTTACCGTCCTCTAGTGGAGGTAATTCAGAAAGATCTGTTATATCAAAATGCTCCAAAAATTCATCTGTAGTTCCATACAAAATTGGATTCCCTATACTATCTTTTCTGCCAAGTTCTTTTATTAAATTATATTTACTTAAAGTGAACAATGTTTTTTCTGCTTTTACTCCTCTTATTTCCTCTATTTCTGATCTGGTTACAGGTTGTTTATAGGCTATAATTGATAAAGTCTCCAGAGCAGCACTACTTAATTTAAATTCTCGTTCTTTTTCATAATATTTACTTATAAATGATGCCATTTGACTTTTAGTTTTAAAAATATATTTATCATCATACTCCTTTAAAATTATTCCATGTTCTTTTTTACTATATTTTTTTCTTAATTTATCAATACATTTTCTGCATTCTCTTTTATTTAAATCTACTGCATTTGAAATAACTTTAATAGGCATTGGTTCTTCTGCAGCAAAAATAAAAGCTTCAACTCTGGCTAAATCAATTTCTTCCATTAAACCACCTGCTTTCTATCAATTATTTTCATTTCTGAAAATAATTTATCCTGATATATTTCAACTTTTCTTAGACGAACAAGCTCTAAAAGACTTAATAAAGTCACTACTATCTCCAAAATATCATCCTTATTATATAAAAGATCTTTAAATCTTACACCTTCAGGATGTCTTTTTACTATTTTATTAATATCATCTCTTTTTTCTTCTACATCTAATCGATCAGAATTAATATGATCCATTTCTGAATAATGAGGATCTTCTTTTTCCTCATTATCTTCTTTATTTGCTTTTAAGGCTATTTGGTAAAGATTTTTGAACTCTTTTAAGGAAATATCAATATTTAATTTCCCTTCTCCTTTTATCAATTCCTTTTCTGGAGGAATTCGATAGGTGCGAGCAGCTTTATCTAAGTATAATTCCAGTTCTACAGCAATATTTTTAAAAAGTTCATATTCTTCTAATCTTTGAACCAGATCAGATTCATCTTCATCATCTTCTTCATTTTGATTTGGAAGAAGAAGACGAGCTTTTATTTCCAAAAGCTCACTTGCTAAAACCATAAATTCACTTGCCTGATCTAAATTAAATTTATTTAATTTTTTTATGTGATAAAGATATTCTTCAGTTATCTTAGCTAGTGATATTTCACTTATCTCAATTTGATTTTTCTTAACAAGTTTATATAATAAATCAAGTGGTCCCTGAAAATCACCAGCCTGAATTTCGTATTCCATACAATTCTCTCCTTTTAATATACAAGTATCTGCAATAAAAAATTAATAATAGGACCAATGATATTCCAGATTATTCCTGTATATAAAAGAATAATCAAAACAACCATTCCTGCAGGTCCTT
Above is a window of Halanaerobiales bacterium DNA encoding:
- a CDS encoding stage V sporulation protein S, whose amino-acid sequence is MEVLKVSSNSDPKSVAGALAAVLREEKKAEIQAIGAGAVNQAVKAIAISRGYVAPNGMDLIMIPAFTEIEIDDEERTAIRFVVEPR
- a CDS encoding pseudouridine synthase, whose product is MADDRLQKVMAHAGVASRRKSEDIIKQGRVKVNGSTVTEMGFKVDPETDEIIVDGEVISKEKQVYLLLYKPVGYVTTVDDPRGRKTVLDLIDSIKQRIYPVGRLDYNTSGLLLLTNDGELTYILTHPSHEIEKTYLVEAKGYVDDNKLNKLEKGIKLSDGMTAPAKTELKERNSVSTKFTITIHEGRNRQVRRMCEKISNPVEKLKRISFAHLNLDGLKAGNYRKLTTKELKKLQDMKN
- the scpB gene encoding SMC-Scp complex subunit ScpB, with translation MEEIDLARVEAFIFAAEEPMPIKVISNAVDLNKRECRKCIDKLRKKYSKKEHGIILKEYDDKYIFKTKSQMASFISKYYEKEREFKLSSAALETLSIIAYKQPVTRSEIEEIRGVKAEKTLFTLSKYNLIKELGRKDSIGNPILYGTTDEFLEHFDITDLSELPPLEDGKNNKDKYSDNN
- a CDS encoding segregation/condensation protein A; its protein translation is MEYEIQAGDFQGPLDLLYKLVKKNQIEISEISLAKITEEYLYHIKKLNKFNLDQASEFMVLASELLEIKARLLLPNQNEEDDEDESDLVQRLEEYELFKNIAVELELYLDKAARTYRIPPEKELIKGEGKLNIDISLKEFKNLYQIALKANKEDNEEKEDPHYSEMDHINSDRLDVEEKRDDINKIVKRHPEGVRFKDLLYNKDDILEIVVTLLSLLELVRLRKVEIYQDKLFSEMKIIDRKQVV